A window of Castor canadensis chromosome 10, mCasCan1.hap1v2, whole genome shotgun sequence contains these coding sequences:
- the Lrrc3b gene encoding leucine-rich repeat-containing protein 3B encodes MNLVDLWLTRSLSMCLLLQSFVLMILCFHSASMCPKGCLCSSSGGLNVTCSNANLKEIPRDLPPETVLLYLDSNQITSIPNEIFKDLHQLRVLNLSKNGIEFIDEHAFKGVAETLQTLDLSDNRIQSVHKNAFNNLKARARIANNPWHCDCTLQQVLRSMASNHETAHNVICKTSVLDEHAGRPFLNAANDADLCNLPKKTTDYAMLVTMFGWFTMVISYVVYYVRQNQEDARRHLEYLKSLPSRQKKADEPDDISTVV; translated from the coding sequence ATGAATCTGGTAGACCTGTGGTTAACCCGTTCCCTCTCCATGTGTCTCCTCCTACAAAGTTTTGTTCTTATGATACTGTGCTTTCATTCTGCCAGTATGTGTCCCAAGGGCTGTCTTTGTTCTTCCTCTGGGGGTTTAAATGTCACCTGTAGCAATGCAAATCTCAAGGAAATACCTAGGGATCTTCCTCCTGAAACAGTCTTGCTGTATCTGGACTCCAATCAGATTACATCTATCCCCAATGAGATTTTTAAGGACCTCCATCAACTGAGAGTTCTCAACCTGTCCAAAAATGGCATTGAGTTTATTGATGAGCATGCCTTCAAAGGAGTAGCTGAAACCTTGCAGACTCTGGACTTGTCAGACAACAGGATTCAAAGCGTGCACAAAAATGCCTTCAACAACTTGAAGGCCAGGGCCAGAATTGCCAACAACCCCTGGCACTGTGACTGTACTCTACAGCAAGTTCTGAGGAGCATGGCATCCAATCACGAGACGGCCCACAACGTGATCTGTAAGACCTCCGTGTTGGATGAGCACGCAGGAAGGCCATTCCTCAATGCTGCCAACGATGCTGACCTTTGTAACCTCCCTAAAAAAACTACTGATTATGCCATGCTTGTCACCATGTTTGGCTGGTTCACCATGGTGATCTCATATGTGGTCTATTATGTAAGGCAAAATCAGGAGGATGCCCGGAGACACCTTGAATACTTGAAATCCCTGCCAAGCAGGCAAAAGAAAGCAGATGAACCTGATGACATTAGCACTGTGGTATAA